The following proteins come from a genomic window of Triticum aestivum cultivar Chinese Spring chromosome 6A, IWGSC CS RefSeq v2.1, whole genome shotgun sequence:
- the LOC123129231 gene encoding monosaccharide-sensing protein 2-like, with protein MRGAALVALAAALGNMLQGWDNATIAGSLLYIKRDFGLHGQPALQGLVVATSLIGATLITTFSGSLSDRVGRRPMLVASSLLYTLAGMLMLWSPTVGVLLLARLVDGFAVGLAVTLIPVYISETAPPEVRGLLSTLPQLTGSTGMFLAYCMVFAMTLAPSPNWRVMMGVLVLPSLVYVAVAMLFLPESPRWLVSKGRMKEARTVLRMLRGREDVDGEMALLAEGLGAGGDTTIEEYIVGPAPDEDDGDQAGAAVRLYGPERGMSWVAQPVPLGGQGSMLSMGMSRQGSLLGSIAGLSRMGSMLDHLQDPVVALLGSLHDMKPAAVDGNGNTLFTNFGSMLSAHGGMDWDEENAAPSDDDDKIAAGSREDNIDDEGLRAPLLDMRAQSSITGSGIGMGQTTSTMGIGGGWQLAWKWTEGVAADGTPQSAVQRMYLHEEPGGDGQHVHAAALVNQSALYSTTNDHLQPDDPITPMGPAMVHPASSSVVEKPRWRDLLEPGVRHALVCGVTIQILQQFSGVSGILYYTPQILDQAGVSVLLASLGLSSDSAAILISGLTTLLMLPAIAVAMRLMDVAGRRSLLLWTIPVLIVSLVTLVTADVLPLATTMHAAVSTTSIIVYICTFVMGFGPIPGILCSEIFPTRVRGMCIAICSLAFWLSNIAVTYSMPVMLDYLGLTGVFSIYAAVCCVALAFVALRVPETKGLPLEVIAEFFNVASKGMPKLDHDE; from the coding sequence ATGAGGGGGGCGGCGCTGGTGGCCCTCGCAGCGGCGCTGGGCAACATGCTGCAGGGGTGGGACAACGCCACTATCGCCGGCTCGCTGCTCTACATCAAGCGCGACTTCGGCCTGCACGGCCAGCCCGCGCTCCAGGGGCTCGTCGTCGCCACCTCCCTCATCGGCGCCACGCTCATCACCACCTTCTCCGGCTCGCTCTCGGACCGCGTCGGCCGCCGCCCCATGCTCGTCGCCTCCTCCCTCCTCTACACGCTCGCGGGGATGCTCATGCTCTGGTCACCCACGGTCGGTGTGCTCCTCCTCGCCCGCCTTGTCGATGGCTTCGCAGTCGGCCTCGCCGTCACGCTCATCCCCGTCTACATCTCGGAGACCGCGCCGCCCGAGGTTAGGGGGCTCCTCAGCACGCTCCCGCAGCTCACTGGATCGACTGGTATGTTCCTCGCCTACTGCATGGTGTTCGCCATGACACTGGCGCCCAGCCCCAACTGGCGGGTCATGATGGGCGTGCTCGTCTTGCCATCGCTGGTGTATGTCGCCGTCGCCATGCTTTTCCTGCCGGAGTCGCCGCGCTGGCTGGTGAGCAAGGGAAGGATGAAGGAGGCCCGGACCGTGCTGCGGATGCTCAGGGGCCGCGAGGACGTCGACGGTGAGATGGCGCTCCTTGCCGAGGGCCTCGGCGCCGGCGGCGACACCACCATCGAGGAGTACATTGTCGGCCCAGCGCCTGATGAAGACGACGGTGATCAAGCTGGTGCCGCCGTCAGGTTGTACGGTCCGGAGCGCGGGATGTCATGGGTGGCGCAGCCGGTGCCGCTGGGCGGCCAGGGTAGCATGCTATCCATGGGCATGTCGCGGCAGGGCAGCTTGCTTGGCAGCATCGCCGGGCTGTCGCGAATGGGCAGCATGCTTGACCACCTGCAGGACCCCGTAGTCGCGCTCCTCGGCAGCCTCCATGACATGAAGCCTGCCGCCGTCGACGGCAACGGCAACACGCTCTTCACTAACTTCGGCAGCATGCTCAGTGCCCACGGCGGCATGGACTGggacgaggagaacgccgcgcccaGCGATGATGACGACAAGATTGCTGCCGGCTCCCGCGAAGACAACATAGATGACGAGGGCCTCCGCGCGCCGCTGCTGGATATGCGGGCGCAGAGCAGCATCACCGGTAGCGGGATCGGCATGGGCCAGACGACGAGCACCATGGGCATCGGCGGCGGGTGGCAGCTCGCGTGGAAGTGGACGGAGGGTGTCGCGGCGGACGGCACGCCGCAGAGCGCCGTCCAGAGGATGTACCTGCACGAGGAGCCGGGCGGCGACGGCCAACACGTGCATGCGGCGGCGCTGGTCAACCAGTCGGCGCTCTACAGCACCACCAACGACCACCTGCAGCCGGACGATCCGATCACCCCGATGGGCCCAGCGATGGTGCACCCGGCGTCGTCTTCGGTGGTGGAGAAGCCGCGGTGGCGGGATCTGCTGGAGCCGGGGGTCCGGCACGCGCTGGTGTGCGGCGTGACAATCCAGATCCTGCAACAATTCTCCGGCGTCAGCGGCATCCTCTACTACACACCGCAGATTCTCGACCAGGCCGGCGTCAGCGTCCTCCTCGCCAGCCTTGGCCTGAGCTCCGACTCAGCCGCCATCCTCATCTCCGGCCTGACCACGCTCCTCATGCTCCCCGCCATTGCCGTTGCCATGCGGCTCATGGACGTGGCCGGACGCCGGAGCCTCCTTCTCTGGACGATTCCGGTGCTGATCGTCTCCCTGGTGACCCTCGTGACGGCGGACGTGCTCCCCTTGGCGACCACCATGCACGCCGCCGTGTCGACCACGAGCATCATCGTCTACATCTGCACGTTCGTCATGGGGTTCGGGCCCATCCCCGGCATCTTGTGCTCCGAGATATTCCCGACGAGGGTGCGCGGAATGTGCATCGCCATCTGCTCCCTCGCCTTCTGGCTCAGCAACATCGCCGTCACCTACAGCATGCCGGTGATGCTCGACTACTTGGGGCTCACCGGGGTCTTCTCCATCTACGCCGCCGTGTGCTGTGTCGCGCTTGCCTTCGTCGCGCTTCGGGTGCCCGAGACCAAGGGCCTGCCGCTCGAGGTCATCGCCGAGTTCTTCAACGTCGCCTCCAAGGGCATGCCAAAGCTCGACCACGACGAATGA